The genomic DNA ATCGACACGCACCTGTACCAGAATCAACAGAATGCTGACTCGTGGCTCAATCAAGACCAGCACATCCAGAAGGCATGCAACTGGACGAAGACAGATCTGCTCCCTGCACAGACCTCACTGCCAGTCTTCATTGGCGAATTCAGTGCTCAGACGAACATCTGCGCGTTCCCCAATGGCTCGACAGTTGCTGGTTCGAAATGCGACGTGGATGGATGCCAATGTTCTTGCAATGTTGACATTGCATATTGGCGGCCCTGGCTGGTGAACGCGACGAGGACGTTCCTGGAGGCAGAACTCGATGCCTTTGAGCACTCGTCTCAGGGTTGGTTTATGTGGTCGTATAAAGGGCCTGGTGCTTGGGGCCTAGACAATCTGGTCAAGTATGGTGTGATTGGGGCGAAAGTCACAGAGAGGATGTTTCCTGGGCAGTGTTTGTTCTCTTGAGCAAGCATCTTGATTATGGTATTCGTTGTCGCGTCGCCTTATCCATAGCCGAATCTGATTGCATCGCATGGCAGATACGCGACCATGTCCTTTTCTTCATTAAGGCAATCCATCTTATAGCATGAGGTCGAGGAGAGGTACGCCCTGGCTGGGCGGGATAAGCAGAGAGAGGTGCGGCAGCTGGGCCAGGTTGGAGAGGTGGAGCACGATTCGAGATGGAGCTTCGGGATTGGCCCGAGACCCTACCACCCATCCCTCGCACCTTCCAAGTCACATGCCACTCGTTCCTCCCACACCTCACATGCTCGTGAATGCCTCGCCGCGCTCGATGCGATAATCAGTCGCTGCACAACTGTTTTGCGAGTTTGACACTGATATTATCAACAGAGTAAGATCACCAAAGTCGTTTGCGACTCGGCAACGCGTCGCTCGTATCTTCCCGAGCCTCACAACAGCGACCGGCCGCTGGCCGCGAAAGATCACCACGTGAGAGGGCTATCAACACGTGAGCTGGAGCGTGAGAAGGGCAAGAGGTATGTGTCGCGCTTCCGTTCGAACCATCCacgagcaccaccaccgtcGAGCGCCGAGACAGCGTCTTGCACGTCGCTGCGCCGAAGCTGGTGGCCATGCGACGCCGTCGACCTTGCTGCAACGAGCTGCCAGCATCTCGACGACCGCgaccgcgacgacgacgacgactcgtGCGGTCGGAGATGTCGCGGGTGGAGCGTGCGGCGCAATAGCAAAGGCGACGCCTTCTGCGATCAGCGCTGGCAGCATGAACGGCATCTGCGCAGGATACGGCCTCGACTTGCATGCACAGAGGGTGCTGCGAGTTGCTCACGTCCTCGTCGCGATGTTGGCGCATGACCTCCAccactccaccacctccttcaCTGCGGTCACATGGACGCGCGACTCTAATCACCATCCAGCTGACTTGTTCTAGACATTCACGAGCTCCTCGAGCCTCTCTTCAGGAACTTCTAGGCACGCGTGGTCCTTCCCGAGACACGGCAACACATATTCCCCTCGCATTCCACGCTGCTTCCATTCGACAGCCCAGTACCACCCCACTTTCCACCAGCGACCACAATGGCCGCTCTCGCAAGTAAGAGAAAGCGCGACACGAACGACCTGCCACAAGCTCGACCGGGTCCCGGGATGAATGCGCACGACTTCGACCAGCCATACAACCTCAATGATGATGACGGCATGAACCAGCACGCCAACGACATGGCCTTTTCGACACTGGCTTCCCACAATGCCAACGTCGGCGACTCCGGCGACCTACACCAAGATCATGGAGATATGCACGCGCACCATAACATGGGACACCAGCCGGTACAGAGCGCGAGCGACACCGCAGCGGCCGCCATGGCGCAATACCACACGATGACCGTACCCCAATCAACAGAGCAGTCATTCTTGAACCAAGCGAACGACCAAGGCGGCGATAGGCCTCAGAATCTGGACCAAGGCAACCTTGGTGGTCAGCAGCGAACATCGAGTTTCGGCGACTTTGACCACAACGTCCCACACGAATTGGCTCCGGCGCCTCCGAATGGAGCCGGATCACCCACTGGAAAGGGCGCAAACAATGGGCAGGGCAACCCGAAACCCCAAGTCGGGACTGAGGAGTGGCACAAAGTGCGACGGGACAATCACAAAGAAGGTGGGTACCGCCCTTGTCTACAATCTAATCGACCATGCTAACCTTTATCCAGTTGAACGCCGACGTCGAGAGACGATCAATGAGGGCATTAACGAGCTCGCCAAGATCGTTCCAGGCTGCGAGAAGAACAAAGGCTCGATTCTTGCTCGCGCCGTGCAGTTTATTACACAGCTCAAAGAGAACGAAACGCAAAACATCGAGAAGTGGACCCTCGAAAAATTGCTCACCGAACAAGCTATTGCCGAGCTTAGCTCCAGCTGTGACAAGCTCAAAGCTGAATGTCAACGTGCCTGGGCCGAATGCGAGCAATGGAAGAAAGCGGCGCAAAGTGCTGGCGTCGGTATCGACATTGACGAGAAGGATGTGAACGACGGCGACGATGTCTAGCAGACGCGTCTCCtccgtcagcagcagcagtaggcGTTCGGGTAAAGGGTCTTGATAGGGACTGCCACGAAGTTCTTGGTAACTATTCTACGCACTAGACCAGACTTTGAGGCGGAGCAACTCATACGCGCAGAGGAGTTGGGACTTTCTCTTGTTTTGGCGGAACCTGCCAGCACAGACATGATCGGCGTTTGGGAATGACGAACGGATGATACTCCAGGGAGCTCGTTTTCTTGCTAGTTATGGCTTCATTATGCCTTTTTGGTAGTGCTGTGTGCGAGCAGCTCGCATTACGAATTTCGAATTGATTGCAATCGCCTGGCAAGTCACTTTTCTAAGAGACTGCTTCTGTACTTTCGATTTACAGGCTGATCAGTGACCATGTTCCTTCCTCAAAACTCCGCGCTGGATGCTAGTGCTGTCCAAAGAATGCTGACCCTAGAGATCATCAAATCGTGACACCGCTCTTTCCTCCATCTAGTAGAGCCAGACAGCAATAAGTCTAGTAAAACGACTCGACCATAGACTCCTTGTTCTGCTGGATCGCGCTCGGCCCCATGCCCTCTCCCAATTTGAACACGGACTCAATCACGCTCAGCTCAGTGGCAGTCGTATCCAGACCTGTGACTGCCATCCAGTCGTTCACGACCATTCCAGCTCCGACCACGGGGCTTCCGCGGTTCACACTGCCAGCCACAAGCGGCACCTGCAACAAACTCGACAGCTCATCCTGATCCTGTATCGAAGTCTTCGGATGCACAATCCCACCCTGATTCGACAACGACATATAACTCCCCGTCAAAACATTATCCGCAATCGTCTGTCTAAAAACCTCCACACCAAGCACATCCGCTATAATTTCTTCCGTCTCGCGTTCCAAGTCCGGGTGTACGAGCGCGACATGATCGTTTGCGCAAATGACGTTTCCGAGCGCGGAGAGGCGTTCTTCTATCCGTTGAATTTTGACTTCGTCGGGGATGGAATTTCGGAGGTGTTGGAGTTCTTGGTCGGTGGTCGAGGTGGGGACTAGCAGGCCTTTTTTGTTGCCTGCTGTGAGGCGCCCGATTATGCGGGTGCCGTTGATGGTGCAGTGGCAGATGGGGATTACGTCTTGGAGTTCGGCTTCGAAGACGGAGTAGAAGTTTTCTGAGGCGCCGACTGCGACGAGGGCGTAGGAGTTTGTGAGGGTGGAGAAGACGCCGACTCTGTTGGTGCGTAGAGGTGTGTGGTTAGTATGTGTTTTGCGCGATGAAAATGCACAGGTGGGGTAGGTCTTACTCGTTGGAGTTTTCGAAAGAGGCGCGGACGGCCATGATGGTGGATGCGGTTTGGGTGTTGCTGAGAGATGCTGTGGTGTCCAATGCGGCGGTCTCAAGTATGTATTTTTGGTGTTGAAGGTGAGGTGCGGTCAATCTGTCTGCTGTTCTTGCGATTGAGCTGCGGCGATGAGGTCAGATTTTGAAAGGGCTTGTGGCGTTTTCAATTGGGAAGGCCCGTTCGACTCATCTTTTCCGCACCGCAGCCACAGCCACAAGAATGAATCACCCCCGCTCGCTCACAATCACTCATCGCTTCCTACCGCGCTAGAAACTGCTTCGAAAGTGAGTCACAGAATGGGCAATACTCGGCTGCATCTTTCGTGCTTGCCAATGCCATGCGAGAGGTAGTTAGCGACGGAAGCATTTGTTCCGCTTCCACCGCTGCAGGCGTTGCATCGCGCATTGGACTGGACCCAGACTCCAGAGTTGCAACTTCTGTATCGGAGGTTCACAGCTCGTGCAATGCCACGCGATGTATCGGCATGCGCTGCCGTTGAAGCATACCGCTAcctgctctgcctctgcagACTGTTGATGATAACCGAATTGCAGTATAGTCCCGAAGGTCTTCCCCAATGGCATGTTCAAAAGGACCGATGCTCTGTGACAGCCAATGCCTCCACGACCGAAGCCCTCAACAATCGTCCCGTACAGACGGTGATCCTGTTTCGGCAATGCCGCACCATTGCGATGACAGGGCCCGCGAATATGGTCAGTATGGGCAAGCACGGCCTTAACACCAGCGGTTGCAATGTGAACAGCTACAATGACTCGCCGCAGTCCTGTCTCCTTACTCCCTTTCGCAAGCAACGGTGCCTTTACACTTCACAGAAACGGTCTCATGCTTTGCGAGAGGAGTGACCGCTATCTGCGCAAGGAACTGTCCATGTTCTGTGCACAGGGGATGCCTTGGACAAGCGGCATGCCAACACGGTCAAGGCATCACGGTGGCGTTGTGCACACTCTTGAAGCACAACGCTAAACCCGTCCGTTCGACCATAGTGGTATCAGCTTCCAGATCTACCCGTGCACGTCCAACTTCTGAAACACTCTCGATGTCCTGTTGCGGCGTGCACGGTCGCCGTCCATGGGCCTgggagcaacagcagctcgGGAGGTGGCATTCGGGTATTCGAGTGGACCACGAAACAGGCCTGACGTGCAGGCGGGCACTGAGGTGACGCCACAGCAGCAAACAACCACATGCTTGCCCCAACAATCGATGATTGAACACACGCTCGCACGCCATGTGCGATAGAAGGCTTTCCCATCCAACCTGAAACATGTCATGGAGTCGCGAGAGTTCAGCAGTCGACGAGTTTCGGACCGGACAATCCCACGCTACGGATGACTTGCAGCAATCGGACTTTGCCCTGCACGCCACTAAAAGGAGGGGGCCGATCCGCGGAGAGGCTGCAATCTAGTCTAGGCGTTTACTTTCTGTCGTGCGACTCCACGACAGCAGGTGGCCTCGCGCCATAGGCGAGTCGGCGAGCGGAGGGTTGCGCGCGAATGAGTCGGCTATGAaacagctgcagcaccagAATGCCACCATCTGTGCTCACCGACTCCTGCCTTGCTGCGGCAAGCTGGAACGTCTTTGTGCGGCCGGTGGAGGTGGGAGATGGGAATGGCCGGCAAGGCGGTTGCTGGTATGGTATGGCAGACGGCGGGACACGGGGTGCTGAGTGTGAGCAACCGCGGATCGACCAACACGTATAATAGCAGACTGTCGAATGATACAAGAGACAGACTGTGAGAAGTGGTGAAATCGGAGGTTGCGCGCTCGGCAGAGGCGTGAGGCCCACCGTGGCCCGCGCGGCGCCTCTGGCTCTAGCGTTCGACCCTGGATATCGCTGGTGGAGGAGCCACTCCACGTAGAACTTACTTGCGGGCGTGCGAGGATACTC from Cercospora beticola chromosome 3, complete sequence includes the following:
- a CDS encoding uncharacterized protein (BUSCO:EOG09263P17); this translates as MAALASKRKRDTNDLPQARPGPGMNAHDFDQPYNLNDDDGMNQHANDMAFSTLASHNANVGDSGDLHQDHGDMHAHHNMGHQPVQSASDTAAAAMAQYHTMTVPQSTEQSFLNQANDQGGDRPQNLDQGNLGGQQRTSSFGDFDHNVPHELAPAPPNGAGSPTGKGANNGQGNPKPQVGTEEWHKVRRDNHKEVERRRRETINEGINELAKIVPGCEKNKGSILARAVQFITQLKENETQNIEKWTLEKLLTEQAIAELSSSCDKLKAECQRAWAECEQWKKAAQSAGVGIDIDEKDVNDGDDV
- the TIF6 gene encoding Eukaryotic translation initiation factor 6 (BUSCO:EOG092644O2); translated protein: MAVRASFENSNEVGVFSTLTNSYALVAVGASENFYSVFEAELQDVIPICHCTINGTRIIGRLTAGNKKGLLVPTSTTDQELQHLRNSIPDEVKIQRIEERLSALGNVICANDHVALVHPDLERETEEIIADVLGVEVFRQTIADNVLTGSYMSLSNQGGIVHPKTSIQDQDELSSLLQVPLVAGSVNRGSPVVGAGMVVNDWMAVTGLDTTATELSVIESVFKLGEGMGPSAIQQNKESMVESFY